ACACGATGACACGTTTCGCCCAGATGGCGACCGCCGGCTCATGCGTAACGACAACGATGGTCCTTTGTTGTTCCGTACACAGTTCGCTGAGTATCTGACAAATCCCCTTCCCTGTCGTCGTATCGAGACTACCAGTGGGTTCGTCTGCGAGTACGATTGCTGGATCGGTGATTAAAGCCCGCGCGATGGCAACGCGTTGCTGCTCCCCACCACTGAGAGCATCGGGACGATGCTTCCGCCGAGCTGCAATTCCTAATCGATCGAGAAGCTTATCCAGCGACTCCTTTACATCGCCTGTACGTCCACTCGCAAAGAGTGGGAGCGTGATGTTGTCTTCGGCAGTAAGCGTTGGGATCAAGTTGAACGACTGAAACACAAGTCCGATCTTTTCGCGGCGAAAGTGCGTCAACCTGCCATCGTTCATCTGGGAAATGTCTTGTCCATCAACCAGAATCTCCCCTTCGTCACAGCGTGTCAGTCCAGCCATCAGATGCATGAGCGTGCTCTTTCCAGAACCGCTTGGCCCCATCACGGCCACAAATGAACCTCGCTGAATTTCCAGGCTGACATTCTTGAGGGCCTCGACAACGTGATCTCCCTGATGAAAGAGCTTCGTCAGATTCCGAGCAGAAAGTGGAATAACCCCATCTGTATCCATGTCATTCACCCAAATTACGTTTGCCAAACACCTAATGTTCCAACGGGACCGAGGTGCGATCTGTGCGTAGCGGGAAGCGAACGGTCAGTAAGAAGAACAGACCATCCGAAACAATCGCTCAGTGGCTGAGCCAAGCTAGAAGAGGTGGCTTGGGCATTGCTGTGAGAATCACTATCGATATAGATGCAACCATATCGGCTCACTTTGCGTTTTGCAAGATAGCCGTTAGCTAATTAACAAAGTAATTCCAACAACCAATGTTCTTTACACAATAATTCTCAATACACTTGCTACACTAAGTCGCAAAAGTCGACACGCGTGTCGTCCAAACAGACACATCACACTTTGCCCTGGTGCGTAGCGATCCGCTAATAATCTAATTTTTACAAGGATTATAACACAGTCAAAGTCGTCCAATCATCGGGAACAGCAATTGCTTCTGAGGAATTGATCCCACTTGGTGACCGTCAGTCATCTCAAATAAGACAACTATAGGCAGCCGATAAAAACCACCTATCAGGGTTGTTGCGGTAAATTTGAAAAGCAGTATCATTCTCACTATTGATACAACATATCAATTACACACACTTCACTTATTGAGACTAGCCAGGTTCCGGTCAGTCCGACCTCCCGCCACGTCCATTTAGTTACTTCATGTAATTTTCGGAAACAGTTGCTTCATGCGAACTGTTCGGGAGGACAAAAAGATGAGACGCGGCGCGGGATTTACGTTGGTTGAGTTGCTTGTAGTCATTGCCATCATTGGCATTCTTATCGCCTTGCTGTTACCAGCAGTGCAGCAGGCACGCGAAGCAGCCCGGCGAATGTCATGCACCAATAATCTGAAACAGCTCGGATTGGCGACACACAACTACGCCGATACGTATGCCCAGGTGTTTCCAAACGCTGGATTCTCTGATCCTCGCGGTTATCCAAATGACTATTCACCGTTGGCGAAGATCCTTCCTTACATCGAACAAGAAAATCTCCAAGACCTAATTGACTTCAGTTTCTACCTGGGCCATCCGCGGTTTGGTCTTCCGGTCGAGGTTCACAATATCGTGAAGTATCCAGTCGACACGCTTCTCTGCCCCAGCGCTCCGGGAGAAGCCGTCCACCTAACCACCTCCGGAAGTGACACGATCGAAGTGGCTGGTGCCAACTATGGCATCAACGCCGGCAACGGCCTAGATTACGCGAGCGACAAAAACGTGTTTCACCCATCGTTCGCCGCAAACAATGGCTTGTGCTGGGTGGATGCGAAAGTGAAATTTGCCTCGATTACCGACGGCACGACCAATACTGTTCTTTGGTCCGAGTCGCCGATTGGTCCCGGTGACGACCCCGCTAGCGCAACCCCGCTTCAAGACCCACGCCTTTACCGTGCTTCGATTGATACTGATATTCTCAGCTATGGGCAGTCGGCCAACGCTGGCGGCATCGACTCGGTGTCGAGTAATATTACCGGTTGGCAAGGCCGACGTTTCTTCAGTTGGCTACGGGGCTGCGATCCTTCCGGACCGCTTCTGTGCGGATTGCTTTCCCCGAATAACTCGGCCCCAGACCCGACCGGTGGTTCTGCCAAGGCGAATGCGGCACGTAGCTTTCATACCGGCGGGGTAAACGTCTGCCTGGCCGACGGTAGTGTGCGATTCATCCCCGACACGATCAACATCGACACCTGGCATGCCCTCTGGTCGCGCGACGGGGGAGAAGTTGTTTCCGGTTTGTAGTCACCGGACGCTCGACTGAATCGCAAAGCATCTTGCCATAATCGAGGTCCAATGCGCCCAGGCGGCACGGTAGAATCAATTGCCCCCTGGGCCAAGACAATGCATTCAGAAAAACCCACACCTACTCAACAAACGAGCCAACAGAAGAAGCGCCGAGCATTCTGGATGCGTCAAATGATCCAGTGGCACTGGATTAGTTCGGCGATATGTCTCGTTGGGATGCTGCTGTTTACGATCACTGGCATCACGCTCAATCATCCGACCGAGATCACCGTTGAACCCGAAATTACGAACCTTTCAGCGGAACTTCCCGAGAACCTGGTTAAATCGCTCAAGAGCATGCCTATCGCCGGCGATGATCCCCTGCCTGCCCAGCTTTCGCAGTGGTTAGGCAAGCAGTTCAAAAGATCAATTGGTTCACGACCGGCGGAATGGTCCGAGGAAGAAATCTACTTGTCGATGCAGGGCCCCGGCTCGGATGCCTGGCTGGCGATTGATCGAACAAGTGGCTTCGTCGAGTACGAACATACCAATCGAGGATGGATTTCTTACTTCAACGACTTGCACAAGGGACGTAACACCGGTGTGACTTGGAAGTGGTTCATCGATGTGTTTGCGATCGCCACGCTCGTTTTTTGCATTACTGGATTGTTCTTGCTGTACTTCCATGCTCGTCATCGTCGGATGACCTGGCCGCTGGTGACGCTCGGCCTGATCATACCCTTGCTATTAGCGATGCTGCTAATCCATTAACAAGCTCTGAAACCTCCCTCAGGAGTTACCACCTATGCTGAGCAAACGGCCTCTTATCCTCTTCGTACTAAGTCTGTCACTCCTTGTCCTACAACCGGTTTACGCGGCTGAGATGATGGTAAGCGTCGAGATCCCAAGACTGAAAGTATCAGAGTATCACCGTCCCTACGTCGCGGTGTGGATTCAAGACGAGAATCGCAAGGTCGCCGCAAACCTGGCCGTCTGGTACCAGATGGATTCACCTGGTGATGAAGTCGGCACAAAATGGTTGCCTGATCTTCGTCAGTGGTGGCGAAGAACAGGCCGAAGCCTTGATCTTCCGGTCGACGGCGTCAGCGGAGCAACTCGACCAGCTGGTACGCACGACTTGGAGTTTTCCAAATCAGACAAGCAGCTTTCCAAATTGAAGCCTGGAAAGTACACGCTCATTGTCGAGGCCGCTCGCGAAGTTGGAGGGCGAGAATTGCTTGAGATTCCTTTCAATTGGCCGGCCGAGAAGCCTTTCCAAGATGAAGTGCGGGGTAAGGAAGAGCTCGGCAAGGTTAGCTTGACGATCCAACCATAACCCGGCGGTGAATAGCTCGAAGAGCGTTTTGTCATTTCAACATCGATGTCTCGATTACTTTCCCTCACTGGAGATTCCTATGCTTCGTTCTTTCTTTCCAGCGATCGCGATCTTGGTTTGCCTTCCGCTTTCGGCATTTGCTCACAAGGTCTGGCTGCTCCCTTCGCAAACTGTCCTTTCTGGTACCGAACCGCTGGTTACCGTCGATGCCGCGGTTTCCAATGACTTGTTCTACTTCAATCACTTTCCGCTCCAGTTGAATAACCTGGTGATTACCGCACCGGACAGATCGACCGTGGAACCGGAGAACCAAGCCACGTTGCGCTATCGCAGTGTTTTTGATGTTCCGCTCAAGCAGGAAGGAACCTATCGGATTGCCATTAATAATCACGGATTGTTTGGTAGCTGGGAGGAAAACGGCGAGCGTCGCCGTTGGCGAGGAACCCCGGAAACTTTTGCCAAGCAGGTTCCTGCCGATGCCAAGAATCTCCAGGTCTCTGAAAGCGTCGGACGCGTAGAGACGTTCGTCACCAACGGCGCACCAACCGAAAAGGCTTTCAAATCGACTGGCAAGGGAATTGAACTAGTTCCCGTAACGCACCCCAACGACCTGTATTCCGGAGAAAAAGGTACCTTCCGTTTTCTGGTCGATGGAAAGCCCATGGCCGGCCTGACGGTCGAAGTGATCCAAGGAGGAACTCGCTACCGGGATGCCCAGGAAGAGGTTCACCTAACGACCAACGCTCAGGGAGAATTCACGGTTGAGTGGAAGGAACCAGGTATGTATTGGCTCGAAACTTCGACCCAAGATAGCAATACCCAGATCCCGCAGGCTCAGAACCGACGCCTGAGCTACGCGGCCACCTTCGAAGTGTTGCCACAGTAACATCGGAGCAATGGCAAACATGTGGCCTGATGATTTCCTGGCATCAGGCCACTTGCATGGACGAATCGAACTTGATGAACCTGCTAATCAGCGACCATTGCTGTCTTAGCGGCTGACAGGTGGCACTGCAGGGGCAGAGCGATGCGACGGGGGAAACGCAAACTGGAAAGCCTCGATCATGGCGGGCGGCACAACCGAACCATGGTCTTTGCCCTCGAATTCCTGGTACTTCACTGTCAACGCCTTTGAATCGAGTTGCATGAGACGATTTGCGAATTCTGTTGTTGAGCCAAACTCCCTACTGGCGGGTGTCGGAGCCAATGATGCTGTTGGCCCTGCATTGCCAGCCAATTCCAATTGACCGACTTCGATCAAAAGTTCAACGGGAGACTTCATCTTATCAATATTTTTGGCAAAGGTCTTTTCTTCAGCGAGCAGCGCGTAATCGTTCCACCATCCACTCGGGCTAATAGCAACGTAGGCTTGAAACGCATCAGGCTTAGTGAAAAACGTATGCATTACGAATAGTCCGCCGAAAGAATGGCCTACGATTGCCTGGCGTGCGGAGTTGGCCGAATACTTCTCGGCGATCAGCGGTTTAAGTTCGCCCAGAATGAAGTTTAGAAAATGATCCGCACCGCCTGATTCAGGCCAACCTTCTCCACCACGCGAAGGTGGCAACTTCTCAGGCGAAGCTTTGGTAGTCAGGTCGAATGTACGACGCTTCATATCGAATGTGCCATCGATGGGATAACCAATACCAACAACGAGTGCCCGCGTTTTCGGATCGCGTGAGCGAAGTCGATTCAAACTTGCCGCCAAGGAGAAGTAAGCGTTTGCATCAAGCACATAAAGAACTGGATATCCAGGTGGTGGTGGATCCCCATCTGGCTTCGCGACAAAAATACGGTAGTCTCGTCCATCCTTTGATTTCAGGTCGAAGACTTCTGTGTTTGGGATCCGATATCCCTCTACCGATGCTTGCAAAGGGCCAGCAGGCTGCGTCTGTTGACCTAATACGGTACCCATTGACGGAAGCCCCATCACGAAAACAACACCAGTCAACAACCTCGAAATCAATACAGAACTCATGGATCGAAATGGTCCCAGAAAACACGTTTACTCAGTGTCACAATTTCGACTGACAGTATCTTAGATTGCCAGGCAACACAAGGAGCATACTTTGCGGTAGCCGGTGTTATCACGTTCGATGATGTCAACCAACGTCCCCCTAAAGACAGTGACCTCCGAGTAGCCCCGTTGTAACAGTCGCGCAAGGAAGACGCGTGTCATCCGAGGCGACTTAGCTGTCGTTTTGAGCGACACCGAAAACAACTAAGCACACAAAGCGAGAAGAAAACGATCAATTTCCATTTCCTCACCAGACGACATAACACTGGCAATTTCCGTACCCCGTACATCAATTCTTCGAACACTTCCGTTTTGTAAGTTCTTTCGCCGTACCTTGGAATTCCATTTTCGATGACCAGCTATTCTACCAGTCACATTTTTGTAACCCTGACGATCCTTCTGTTGACGTGTGCTTCTTCATTTGCCGAAGAAGCCAGCGACTATCTCAATGGCCGTGATAAAAACCAAGTCACCTTCCGTGATGCAGGCCGTCATCGCGTGAAGCTGTCGCTAAGCACCGGAGACTACGTCTGTGGCGAAGTCTCTGGGGATGACGTCACGCTAACCTTGACTGACTCTCAACATCGCCACGTTCGACAACTGGCTAGTGGCAGTGGAAACATGTCCTTCATGTTTGTCCTCAACGAACAAGGATCGTTTCAATTTGAATTGACAAATCCGCCAAACTCAGAGGCCACGGTAACCCTGACACGCGTTGTCGCTCGCGCCGATCAGAAGCCCCCCGCCGAAACTCTAGCTAGTCCCCGGCTCAGGCAACTGCAAACGACCTTGGCCAGTGGTGACAACACGAAACAGTTCTGGGATGAAGTCGCTACCCAAGGAACTCCCTTGATCGAGTCAGACGGTGTCACACCTCCTCTTGCCAAAGGGGAACTTCTGCTCACATTCCTCTGGCGCGGTGCCAAAAACAATGTTCGGTTATTCGGAGCTCCCTCGAACGATCATGACGAAATGTTCCACCTGGCTGGCTCGGATGTTTGGTACCGCAGTTACCGCGTGCCAGACACGGCTCGTGTGATCTATCGTATGGCTCCTGATGTCCCAGAGTTGGATGCCTCGGCGTGGCAGCGGCGACGAGCGATTTTGGCGACTGCTCAGCGCGATCCTTTAAACCCGAAGTATCTCCCCGTTTCAGCCGTCGACAAGTTTGCCGGCGAATCGCTCGTAGAACTACCCAATGCCCCAGACCAGCCGTGGCTTGTTAAAAATCCGGAAGTTCCGGCCGGAACGATCGAGCATTGCGAATTCGCAAGTACCATTCTTGGCAACCAACGCCAGATCGTGCTCTACCGCCCCCACGATTATCAGCCGGGAGCGGAAAGCAATTGTCTCATCGTACTGTTCGACGGAGACAAGTATCTAGAACAAGCCGACGTTGCTACGGTTCTAGATAACTTGATTGATGCGAAAAAGATCCCGCCAACCGCAGCGCTACTTATCACGAACCCGAGTAACGAAAGTCGGTCGAAAGAGCTTCCCTGCAATCCCAAGTTTGCGAAGTTTCTCGCCACGGAATTGATGCCATGGGCTCGCGAAAGTGGAATCTATGCCACAGCCCCTCGAACGGTCGTTGCGGGTGCCAGCTATGGCGGGCTCGCCGCTGCCTACGTCGGCATGCAGCATCCAGAGATCTTCGGCAACGTCTACAGTCAGTCAGGTTCATTCTGGTGGTCACCGACCCCGAATACTGATGAACCAGAATGGCTAACTCGCCAATATGTGCAAGCGGATCGACAACCGCTCAGGTTCCATCTGGAAACGGGAACCATGGAAGTAGGACGTGGGAGCATGCCCGGAATTCTTGACACAACAAGGCATCTGCGCGATGTGCTTCAGGCAAAGAGATACAACGTCACCTATCGTGAATACGACAGTGGCCATGGCTATCTCTACTGGCGATTCGCGTTCCCCAACGGAGTCATAGATCTCCTGGCCGCACGCGAAATGGACTAAACGGTAAACTTCATTCCAACGGCACTTGCTTGACCCCAGATCCAGGGAAATCCGCGATCTCCGCGCCAATCGGTCGCTCCCTGAATGTCTGCCTCAGTGAACATTGGTTCTACCCCGCCTGGGGAAGTACCGATATTGGTACACTGCATCCTCCGTGCAGCCCCTCGGGCCTGTTGAACGGCTGGCAACAACAGGGCAATCAAAATGCCGATGATCGCAATAACGACCAGCAACTCGACAAGCGTAAAACACGCTTGCGAACATTGAACTCGTGAAGACGGTTATTCATGGTAGTACGCAAGAGAGCTTGATTGTTGACTTCGGTAGGAATGTCGCCACCTATTCGACGGCAGCAACCGAGTGTTCGGTTTATGCCGTCGCAAATCGTTCATTCACAAACTTCCAATTCACGACGTTCCACCAGGCTTCCACATAGCTTGCCCGCATATTTTGGTACTTCAGGTAGTAGGCATGCTCCCAAACGTCGATTCCCAAAAGTGGTTTCATTCCTTGAGACACAGGCGTATCTTGGTTTGCAGTCGAAGTAACTTCCAGCTTCCCGTCGTTGATAACAAGCCAAGCCCAACCGCTTCCGAATTGTCCACCGGCCTTGGCGGCAAACTCTTTCTGAAAATTCTCAAAACTACCAAACGTTGAGCTGATTGCTTCTCCCACCTTTCCCTTATTCTGTTTTCCACCGCCTGGAGCCATCATTTGCCAGAAGAGCGAATGGTTCAGGTGTCCGCCTCCGTTATTACGGACAGCCGTACGAATCGATTCAGGCACCTCATTCAGTTTCGCCAACAGGGTCGCCACCGGCTTCTTCTGAAGTTCTGGAAAATCGGCCAAGGCTTTGTTCAGATTGTTGACATATCCCTGGTGATGCTTGTCATGGTGAATTTCCATGGTTCGGGCATCAATGTAAGGCTCCAGAGCATCCACCGGATAAGGCAACGACGGAAGGGTTGCCTCGGCAGCCAATACCTGGCGTGAGAAGGAACCTGTTGCCGCCAAGGTTCCAGCAGCCGCTGTAACCTTCAAGAACTCTCTGCGATCAACACTCATTGGAAGACTCCAAAGACTCGGTTTTGCTTAGAAAATGAAAAAAGGGGTAATCGCCCCCCTGATTATCGCGTTCCTTAACTCTCATCACAACTGCATGACGTAAGCCACAAGATCGGTCAATTGTTCAGGCGTAATGTTGTCGACGACGCCATTTGGCATCTGCGATTGCGACTGCTGAGACTTGGCGTCCAGGTCGTCCTCGATGAGTTCCACCTCTTTGCCATCGGCAAGACGAATTGTGATCGTCCCCTCTGCCTCGTTTTGCTCTGTGATCAGGCCCGTGTGGACAATCCCTTCCCAAGTCAGCACCGACCATGTCTCATAGCCTTTCGCGATTTCTGCCGAGGGATCGAGAATAGACTCGACAATCCGTTCCCGAGACAAACGCTTCCCGACTCCCTTCAAGTCTGGCCCGACCGTAGGCTTGCCATTTTGAGAGACGTGGCACGACACACAGGTTTGAGTGGTGAAAAGCAGCTCTCCCTCCTGAGGTACTCCAGGGAGTTCCATCGTACGGGCAAACGCTTCTTCCCGCGGTAGATTCCGTATCCATTGCGATTCATCCACAACGAATTCTTTTTCACCGCTGCCCAACTCCAGCATGTAGTTGGCAACAAGTGCGAGCTTCTCTTCGCCAATGTGGGCCATCGAGGGCATTTGACCGAACTGCTGACGTTTTTTTCCAGGGTGCATTGCCCATTGGACAATTTTCTCGGGATGATCTTTATGGAGCCGATAAATCTCTTGAATGGACGGTGCCGTCTTCTCCAACTCGACCTGATGACAGGAAGAGCAGACCATCTTGTACAACTGCTCTCCATTCATCTCATGTCCCCCGGTGCTGGCAAGAACGGCATTGAACCCTGCGACTTCTTCACGGAATGCCACCGTGCGTTTGCGTACTGCGTCGTTGAAGTCCTTCAACGCGACGTCTCGATACATCTGCCGACCAATGCCCATAGAAAGGGCAACGACCGTAAAGACGAGGAAAATGGGGGCCCATAGTCGCCCGATTCGGGCATCATCAGCATGGATCTCAAGCTTCAATAACCAGAGCAAACCAATTCCCAGACAGGCTCCGATCAGAATCGGTACGACCACATAAGCGTTCATTCCCACATGCGGAAGTATCAACAAAAGAACCGGACCAACCAAGAATTGCGCCATCGTGATGTAATAGGTCAGGCGGTAAAAATGACGCCGCGTTGTCGGCACCGTAAATCCTTTCGGCAACCGCTCGTCTGCCTGTTTCCCGAAGGTTAGCCAGATGCACAGAAACAAAGCTGTCACCGCGACAGACGCGGCCAGAAAGTGAAGGTACCGGAAGAAGACATTCCCGTTGCCAATCGTCAGCGACGAGAAGAATCCCTGCACGTCGTACCAGCGATCGGGATACTGCATCAAGTTGATATTGGCCAAGAAGATGAAAGGGGTCGAAAGGAACAGCACCATGGAACAGATGCCGACCCCCATATGCAGAAGCTTCAGACCTCCGGCGTGCCACTTCTCCCAGGTGTACTTATGGACATAGGTCAACAAAAAGGCCGCAGTTACCAAGGGAACAATTAAGATCCATGCGTGTCCGGTCAACGAGTTAGACGAGTAAAACGTCAACGTGTAGAGCAAATTGATCATCAACAGCGGACCAACGCCGAGTACGACAGCCAAACTTTTGTTGACCGTTACCGATACGGCAATCTGTTCTGCCAGACGATCGAACTTTGGCTCCCTTTTCGAGTAGCCAAGGACTTCGTAGACGACGGCCAGAATGGTTCCTCCCACCATCAAATTCACAAACAAGATATGCAGCAGGAACAGTGGAACGAGCAGTGCTCGCAGCGTCAATTCGTCAATTGGCAAAGGAAGAGGCAGGTCACGCGGCGTGGGCATTTGAGCGATCAAAGTCAAAATATTCATGGCACAAGGCGTTCATGTGAGGTGGGAGATTGGACTAGTCGATACGAGAAACCGTTTCCTTCGTGGTCGACTCAGGATGCGAGCCAGAGGAATTCGTGCTGGGAGGAATCCCCGCAACCTGAACCCCTTCCAGCGCAGAGGGATGATCCTGCAACTCTTTCAAGTAGGTGACCAAGGCATCCGCCTCGGCCGCATTGCCTGGAAATGGCGGCATATAGGGGTGTGACAGGTGCATCCCGCTTAGAAACGTCTTCATTTGCTCCGCATCCCAGGGCTCATTTCCATAAAGCTTTTCGAGCTTGGGAATGATTCCGTTGAACCCATCGGTCGTGTGGCACCTGGAACAGGTAATCACAAACACGTCTCGCCCAGCCAATGATTTGTTTTCTGGTGTCACTTCGTGGACATGGGCATACGCCGCGTAAGGCAGCAAGCCGTTCTTCTGGTAGAACGCGACTTCGTCGACAAGAATCCCGTTCGAATACATGTAGTCGGCGATGACGTATGGCTTACGGATGAATTCGCGTACCCGCTCGAAGTGTCCAAGCAGCGCCAACCCAAATAGAAACGGAACAATCAGAACAAAACGCGGCATCCGTTGTGGAATTAAAGCCCCCGCCAGGGCGGAAAGAGCGATAAATCCAAGTACTCCGACAGCAATCCAGAGGAAAGAGTCTTGCCATTGGGTGAATTGTTGAGTCATCAGGCCTATGGGGATCAAGCCTGACATCGCTTCGGGCACCACCCGCAGATACCACCACGATGCTAAACCAAGCAGCGGCAACCAGGCTAAGGTCCAACACGAAATCAAACGCATCGCCCGATTGCGAAATTCGGAGTCTTTCCGAAACCAAATGCCCAATAAGAAGCCAGCAAAAAGTCCCGCCGTCGCCATAGCAAACGTCGTACGGAAAGCAAGCTGGGGCAGGTATATCGGATTCAGCACAGCCGACCAGAACAGCGAGTCCTCTTTCCAGGCCCCTGAATCCATCATGAACCCAAGAACCGCCACAATGATACTCATCGTCAGCCACGAGAAAATCGAGACTGCGATCCCTAGACATAGGTGCAGACGCTTGGCCCTACCCTCGGTCCATCGATCCCAGGTCAAGTAGTACGCCAGAATCAAGACAACTTCAGTGATAAAGACCAACCACTCGGCGAACCAAGCCCAGAAAAAAACTCGCAGCAGGCTCCCGATAGCGAACGGCGACACGAGTGAAGTTGACAGCCAAATACCAACGCCAGTAAGTGCTCCCAATGACGTAGTGATGACGAAGACGACAAAAGTCATCCGCTTGGCCAATTGGTCCCATTTATGGTCCCCAGTGCGTACCCCCAACCATTCCAAAAGGGTCAGCAGGGGGTAAATCCCAACGGCTAATGGGTGATTAATCGCCACGTGCACAATCGCGATCAAAGCGATCAGCATGCGATTCCCCATCCCGTCGAGGTGAAACATCGGGAAATCCATCGCAAAACCTCGGCAAATTTTGATTCAAGGCAACCCGGACCGCCCGCTCCACCGGCTACGTCCAGCAAACTACACCCACATCGTATCTAATAATGCAAGAATATACATGCGACATTTTGACGCACATATAATGCGAATTGCAAGCACTACTTATTGACATGCGACATTGTTTTGCGGACTATTGCTAATCAACTCTCAATGGAAATGGTACAGAAAGAGCCACATCGACCATTTCTGCCCACCTTTTTGTGGCATCCTGCAATAGCCAAGGAGCGAGTTTTCCTATGCGACAGAATTGGACGGATCAGCAGTACCGAGATGAAGAAAGTCGTCGACGTTTCCTGAAAGAAATTACCGCCCTGACCGGCTGGACGGTCGTTACAGGAGCAACCGCTTTTCAAGGGCCGGTAGAAGCCATCGCTGGCGATAAAGCGAATGCAGACAAGGGGTTTGGCGGAATAAAGGGTCGCATACTTCTGGACGGAGAAGTGCCGGAACGAAAGGAAGTCGATCTCTCAGCCGCCCCCCTGAACGGAGAAGACCTGAAATGGTTTCGATCGATGGGGCCGATCCTCAACGAGGACTGGGTCGTCGATCCTAAAACACATGCAGTCCGATGGGTTTACGTTTGGCTCATCCCGGAAGATAAGAAGGGAAGTCTATCGCCGCACGAGTCACTTGCTGCATTAAATAGCCAGGAAAAGGTAGTCCCGATCGATCAGGAGCCAACCGGCTACGTCCCGCACGCTGTGGCGATCCGTGAAGGTCAAAGCATCCTCATGCGGAACCAGGGGCCAGTGGCTCATGTCTTTAACCTACAAGGCTTTAGCAATCCCAGTAAGAACGTTGCGATGCCTCCCGGAACTGAAATTCCGGTCGCTGGCCTGGTTGCCGAACGAGCTGCGATCAAAATCAGCTGCCCACCCCACCCTTGGGAGCGAATGTCACTACGCGTGTTCGATAATCCCTATTTCGCCGTCACCAATGCGGAAGGGGAATTTGAGTTTAAGATGGTCCCGTCCGGCCCCTGTCGCCTGATCGTATGGCACGAGACATTAGGGTTTCACGGTGGACGAGAAGGACGATACGGATCACTCGTAAATGTGGAAGGAGCTGCGGTGACGGATCTCGGGGAAATCAAAATCAAGACGCAAACCGCTTGAGAGATTGAGTTTATTGCACCTCCAGTTTTCAGCTACTGAGTTGCGATGCTCTCTTGAGAACTTAGAAACAAGGCCTCACTTTTCCATAAATTGTGAATT
The Blastopirellula marina genome window above contains:
- a CDS encoding superoxide dismutase; protein product: MSVDRREFLKVTAAAGTLAATGSFSRQVLAAEATLPSLPYPVDALEPYIDARTMEIHHDKHHQGYVNNLNKALADFPELQKKPVATLLAKLNEVPESIRTAVRNNGGGHLNHSLFWQMMAPGGGKQNKGKVGEAISSTFGSFENFQKEFAAKAGGQFGSGWAWLVINDGKLEVTSTANQDTPVSQGMKPLLGIDVWEHAYYLKYQNMRASYVEAWWNVVNWKFVNERFATA
- a CDS encoding c-type cytochrome; this encodes MNILTLIAQMPTPRDLPLPLPIDELTLRALLVPLFLLHILFVNLMVGGTILAVVYEVLGYSKREPKFDRLAEQIAVSVTVNKSLAVVLGVGPLLMINLLYTLTFYSSNSLTGHAWILIVPLVTAAFLLTYVHKYTWEKWHAGGLKLLHMGVGICSMVLFLSTPFIFLANINLMQYPDRWYDVQGFFSSLTIGNGNVFFRYLHFLAASVAVTALFLCIWLTFGKQADERLPKGFTVPTTRRHFYRLTYYITMAQFLVGPVLLLILPHVGMNAYVVVPILIGACLGIGLLWLLKLEIHADDARIGRLWAPIFLVFTVVALSMGIGRQMYRDVALKDFNDAVRKRTVAFREEVAGFNAVLASTGGHEMNGEQLYKMVCSSCHQVELEKTAPSIQEIYRLHKDHPEKIVQWAMHPGKKRQQFGQMPSMAHIGEEKLALVANYMLELGSGEKEFVVDESQWIRNLPREEAFARTMELPGVPQEGELLFTTQTCVSCHVSQNGKPTVGPDLKGVGKRLSRERIVESILDPSAEIAKGYETWSVLTWEGIVHTGLITEQNEAEGTITIRLADGKEVELIEDDLDAKSQQSQSQMPNGVVDNITPEQLTDLVAYVMQL
- a CDS encoding c-type cytochrome — protein: MFHLDGMGNRMLIALIAIVHVAINHPLAVGIYPLLTLLEWLGVRTGDHKWDQLAKRMTFVVFVITTSLGALTGVGIWLSTSLVSPFAIGSLLRVFFWAWFAEWLVFITEVVLILAYYLTWDRWTEGRAKRLHLCLGIAVSIFSWLTMSIIVAVLGFMMDSGAWKEDSLFWSAVLNPIYLPQLAFRTTFAMATAGLFAGFLLGIWFRKDSEFRNRAMRLISCWTLAWLPLLGLASWWYLRVVPEAMSGLIPIGLMTQQFTQWQDSFLWIAVGVLGFIALSALAGALIPQRMPRFVLIVPFLFGLALLGHFERVREFIRKPYVIADYMYSNGILVDEVAFYQKNGLLPYAAYAHVHEVTPENKSLAGRDVFVITCSRCHTTDGFNGIIPKLEKLYGNEPWDAEQMKTFLSGMHLSHPYMPPFPGNAAEADALVTYLKELQDHPSALEGVQVAGIPPSTNSSGSHPESTTKETVSRID
- a CDS encoding twin-arginine translocation signal domain-containing protein, which encodes MRQNWTDQQYRDEESRRRFLKEITALTGWTVVTGATAFQGPVEAIAGDKANADKGFGGIKGRILLDGEVPERKEVDLSAAPLNGEDLKWFRSMGPILNEDWVVDPKTHAVRWVYVWLIPEDKKGSLSPHESLAALNSQEKVVPIDQEPTGYVPHAVAIREGQSILMRNQGPVAHVFNLQGFSNPSKNVAMPPGTEIPVAGLVAERAAIKISCPPHPWERMSLRVFDNPYFAVTNAEGEFEFKMVPSGPCRLIVWHETLGFHGGREGRYGSLVNVEGAAVTDLGEIKIKTQTA